A DNA window from Oscarella lobularis chromosome 8, ooOscLobu1.1, whole genome shotgun sequence contains the following coding sequences:
- the LOC136190195 gene encoding uncharacterized protein, which produces MPHLTLLLLLIVFARLIHGGVYGGCQRHCTCELKSGLVDCSRKSLTQLPPAESLPQNATTFKFDNNAIDYISPDYFWDFHDLMSISGESNYLSEPFVLPVNLVHLDLSNNRLKSVNGFFQNGTKYNKLITIKLGYNSITYLESRAFSNMSWLSILILHQNKIEFIGREGISYLPRLSFLDLSSNRLKKLTKSMLISLGSCSKVSGWFNFRDNFISELTADSLDLPCIPLFGFHSNLIEAVDHRAFLSLSSLLALDLSNNKIRTLPKNTFKAQSIIFSLDLSYNQLTSLDGNLFQRGAVVHLLYLSNNSIFVLDTLLQTIQVNILDVTGNRLEELPAAFLNRPFLREIHASFNRIRAVRAATFRSLINLEVLNLIGNNVTMFEDGAFSNFARIKQIYVQDNPLRSIPRDAFAFSSSLSRSTAIYLNCSVAKQLQLPPFSNTTHVYCVTKATNLTLTTSSVNALYLSAMGYVCQEKFSNQHTMASAFCTQCPIGTYGDSIHSKKKTCSACPPGGFYQDTTAQNKCLSCGNGKYVPLHKSPGTSAADCIVCPAGTNTTDDAHYRACFCLENHYRFNRFGECHMCSENGQKCSNDYLSVRAGYWMSWNISNDYNGTQLENEYAHFVENLKIRSDNYPRTTIEYTKPFPRIHRCPIEDSCNGSDSQRARIQQSDMCSRGYEGILCAVCKSSYYSWFQKCYKCPHVWRTALQIVGVIVLVIVVILLLRLAEKAQKIGKHSLVDHMAAKIKIVVGFGQVMSGVIQALARVPWPQVLLSFGQYLKIIELNVIAVAAPSCLANSLRLNALTTPIFTVCCQAVLVCMIWTYYGIRYIALSKCRKQSSMSERNASSAQKSCLRNTWLLLFVCYPATTAQIVAVLPYKPLTCLNICLSSDTNEPFCKWFLRADLSLECNYDESTWKSAWMICWSLMIYVVGLPILMFVGLYYKHKRFERTEHSDDEILLIQPSVTLRDNVIESLHFLDENYEPKFWYWEVVEVLRKFVLTCAIQFFGQGSHSGVAIAAILANIFLLLHAQFQPIKRKSEHLLQLLSLFVISLNLMLATLLVLSSQKESSATSLTEQNVFSVSLLVVNGLFILYIIGKIALQLILSCKRVRESRQKFQFSDFLVNFLNGHSSSVQ; this is translated from the exons ATGCCTCATCTCACGTTGCTGTTACTGCTTATTGTCTTCGCTCGTCTAATCCATGGCGGCGTTTATGGAGGCTGTCAACGGCATTGCACCTGTGAATTGAAAAGTGGACTCGTTGACTGCTCACGAAAGTCCCTTACTCAGTTGCCTCCCGCCGAGAGTCTACCTCAAAATGCGACGACTTT CAAATTTGATAACAATGCGATTGACTATATAAGTCCAGACTACTTTTGGGATTTTCATGATTTGATGTCAAT CTCGGGTGAATCTAACTACCTGTCAGAACCGTTTGTCTTGCCAGTCAATCTCGTGCATCT AGATTTGAGCAATAACCGTTTGAAATCAGTGAACGGTTTTTTTCAGAATGGAACCAAGTACAATAAACTAATCACAAT AAAGCTGGGCTATAACAGCATCACGTATTTAGAAAGTAGAGCCTTTTCAAATATGTCTTGGCTCAGCATCTT AATTTTGCATCAGAACAAGATTGAATTCATTGGCAGAGAAGGAATCAGTTATCTTCCACGCCTCTCTTTTTT GGATCTTTCCAGCAACCGTTTGAAAAAGCTTACCAAATCAATGCTGATTTCTCTGGGATCTTGCAGCAAGGTTTCTGGTTGGTT CAATTTTCGTGACAACTTCATTAGCGAACTGACAGCTGATAGTTTAGATCTACCTTGCATCCCTCTATT TGGGTTTCATTCAAACTTAATTGAAGCAGTTGATCATCgagcttttctttcgctCTCCAGTCTATTGGCTCT AGATCTGTCCAATAATAAAATCAGAACTCTCCCAAAGAACACATTTAAAGCTCAATCAattatcttttcttt GGATTTGTCGTACAACCAATTAACTTCGCTGGATGGTAATCTTTTTCAAAGGGGGGCAGTCGTTCATCTGCT ATATTTATCTAACAATAGTATTTTCGTCCTTGACACGCTACTACAAACAATTCAAGTCAACATTTT AGACGTTACTGGAAACCGTTTAGAAGAATTACCTGCTGCATTTTTAAACAGACCGTTTTTGCGCGAAAT ACACGCTTCGTTCAACAGAATTAGGGCTGTGAGAGCTGCAACGTTCAGATCTTTGATCAACTTGGAAGTGCT AAATCTAATTGGAAATAATGTCACAATGTTTGAAGATGGCGCGTTCTCAAATTTTGCTCGTATAAAACAAAT TTATGTACAAGACAATCCACTTCGTTCTATTCCAAGAGACGCATttgcgttctcttcttcgctcaGTCGGAGTACAGCCAT CTACCTCAATTGTTCTGTTGCAAAGCAACTGCAATTGCCACCGTTCTCAAACACAACTCACGT ATACTGCGTAACTAAAGCCACGAATCTGACTCTCACAACATCATCCGTAAATGCTTTGTATTTGTCTGCAATGGGATATGTTTGTcaagaaaaattttcaaatcaaCATACAATGGCATCAGCATTTTGTACTCAATGTCCAATAGGAACATACGGAGATTCAATTcactcaaaaaaaaagacctGCTCTGCTTGTCCACCAG GAGGATTTTATCAAGATACAACTGCACAAAACAAGTGTTTATCCTGCGGAAATGGAAAATACGTACCTTTACATAAAAGCCCCGGCACAAGCGCGGCTGACTGCATAGTTTGTCCAGCAGGAACAAACACCACCGATGACGCTCATTACCGTGCTTGCTTCTGTTTGGAAAATCATTACAGATTTAATCGGTTTGGAGAGTGTCACATGTGTTCTGAGAACGGACAGAAATGCTCAAACGATTATCTTTCTGTTAGAGCCGGTTATTGGATGAGCTGGAACATATCCAATGATTACAATGGAACGCAGCTCGAGAATGAATACGCACACTTCGTCGAGAATTTGAAGATACGAAGTGATAATTATCCTCGCACAACCATCGAATACACCAAGCCATTTCCTCGAATTCATCGGTGTCCTATTGAAGACAGTTGCAATGGGAGTGATAGCCAAAGAGCGCGAATACAACAATCAGACATGTGCTCACGCGGCTACGAAGGCATTCTATGCGCCGTGTGCAAATCGTCATATTATTCTTGGTTTCAAAAATGTTACAAATGTCCACATGTATGGAGAACAGCTCTCCAAATAGTGGGCGTTATCGTACTCGTGATCGTAGTCATTCTACTTCTACGCCTCGCAGAGAAAGCTCAGAAAATCGGCAAACACAGTCTAGTCGATCACATGGcagcaaaaatcaaaattgtCGTCGGATTTGGTCAAGTAATGTCCGGAGTCATTCAAGCGTTGGCTCGTGTACCGTGGCCACAAGTGTTACTGTCATTCGGTCAATATCTGAAAATCATTGAGCTGAACGTCATCGCAGTAGCAGCACCGTCGTGCTTGGCTAACTCATTGAGACTCAATGCGCTGACAACACCAATATTCACCGTCTGTTGTCAAGCAGTTCTTGTATGTATGATCTGGACGTACTATGGAATCAGATACATTGCTCTCTCGAAATGTCGTAAACAGAGTTCTATGTCAGAGCGAAATGCATCGTCAGCTCAAAAGTCATGTCTTCGGAATACTTggttattattatttgtaTGTTATCCGGCGACTACAGCTCAAATAGTAGCCGTTCTACCATACAAACCGTTGACGTGTTTGAACATATGTCTATCATCAGATACAAACGAGCCATTTTGCAAATGGTTCTTGAGAGCCGACTTGAGCTTAGAGTGTAACTACGACGAATCTACGTGGAAGTCAGCGTGGATGATTTGCTGGTCACTGATGATATACGTCGTGGGACTTCCGATTCTAATGTTCGTCGGACTCTACTACAAACACAAACGCTTTGAACGAACAGAGCACAGTGATGATGAGATACTTCTCATACAGCCATCAGTTACTCTTCGTGACAATGTCATTGAATCACTTCATTTTCTGGACGAGAATTACGAGCCGAAGTTCTGGTACTGGGAAGTAGTGGAGGTGCTTCGCAAATTCGTTCTGACGTGTGCCATTCAATTTTTCGGTCAAGGTAGCCACTCCGGTGTAGCGATAGCGGCTATTCTGGCAAATATTTTCCTACTTCTTCACGCTCAATTTCAGccaatcaaaagaaaatctgAGCACCTGTTGCAATTACTGTCGTTGTTCGTCATATCTCTAAATTTAATGCTGGCAACTCTCCTAGTCCTATCGAGTCAAAAGGAGAGCAGTGCCACCAGTTTGACCGAGCAAAATGTATTCTCAGTCAGTTTACTCGTCGTGAACGGGCTCTTCATTCTCTACATAATAG GGAAGATTGCACTTCAATTGATATTGTCGTGTAAAAGAGTGAGGGAAAGTCGTCAGAAGTTCCAGTTCAGCGATTTTCTGGTGAACTTCCTAAACGGCCATTCATCTTCGGTGCAGTAA
- the LOC136190586 gene encoding uncharacterized protein, whose product MASKLDEIPLLAIEGGEKKKIVVHVDENDDETTRIDAISGTRSVVLWPFDFVLILIEFIQLYDVLAILSKSWAWPFAWIDASRFVHVANLDAWEVALLQSGAYLSKNAPVHSADVRIGDATFDYRYYVVAWTGIVLFAAFAFLLAHAIVACIQPIDVLLYRARVRRILAYAAQILCLPFGIAVARLFHCTTETQDGIPEGRLNVFNNITCWSKDHWIYITPPTLILLLCLWIVPLVMIRGIKEQLFSKSGSRHEGYVQLKEAEYVLGMDLMWAVGNFSLFSSFRRRGVFYRPIICLVKCLVIVFFAGLTRWPEVQIIAISSTFFLVGLLFLALRPFRLPIFNILVICLWIVLTCYGVIGILLELNVENSLLTGRFLLGDVIAITAAGLLTLIVSLCYMCTRHCRARDSATRPPLWPSLTHSASGTLDKNTSKYLKAILRGRRALEASRVVAPTLAPAHELSHHIQIINAYCREAEQLDDPIHDTLWDLLDELIEAHSNVFSDSIYSTSSKSNLHRVARELNELMPAFRKRLDQREYDFALVSRVRRRMLLKMYIIGMFVNGRAEKAKLKQQKVDIKVGYLTPDVEKESTLTLGDSDVDTDNDTLLEKVEELMGGTGDSKEDLLREVENIMGEKDSPV is encoded by the coding sequence atggcGAGCAAGCTCGACGAGATTCCGCTCCTAGCGATCGAAggcggcgagaagaaaaagatcgtcgtgcacgtcgacgaaaatgacgacgaaacgactcgaatcgacgcaatTAGCGGCACTCGAAGCGTCGTTTTGTGGCCATTCGACTTCGTTCTCATCCTAATCGAATTCATTCAGCTCTACGACGTCCTCGCAATTCTATCAAAGTCGTGGGCATGGCCATTCGCTTGGATCGACGCCTCGCGATTCGTTCACGTAGCGAATTTAGATGCGTGGGAGGTGGCTCTTCTCCAGAGCGGCGCCTATCTCTCGAAAAACGCGCCCGTCCACTCGGCCGACgttcgaatcggcgacgcgacgttcgACTATCGCTACTACGTCGTCGCGTGGACGGGAATCGTTCTTTTCGCCGCGTTCGCGTTTCTCCTAGCGCACGCAATCGTCGCCTGCATTCAGCCGatcgacgttcttctctatcgcgcgcgcgtgagGCGTATCCTCGCCTACGCCGCCCAGATACTCTGTTTACCGTTCGGCATCGCCGTCGCTAGGCTCTTTCACTGCACAACAGAAACCCAAGACGGTATCCCGGAAGGACGTCTTAATGTCTTCAATAACATCACGTGCTGGTCTAAAGATCATTGGATCTATATTACCCCGCCCACGttgattcttttgctttgtttATGGATTGTTCCCTTGGTGATGATACGGGGCATCAAAGAGCAATTGTTCTCCAAGTCCGGAAGTCGTCACGAAGGCTACGTTCAGCTGAAAGAAGCCGAATACGTTCTCGGAATGGACTTGATGTGGGCTGTCGGAAATTTCTCACTCTTCTcctcgtttcgtcgtcgcggcgtctTTTATCGACCAATCATCTGCCTCGTCAAATGTCTCGTCATTGTGTTCTTCGCCGGACTGACCAGATGGCCGGAAGTGCAAATAATAGCGATATCATCgacattttttctcgtcggaCTTCTCTTCTTGGCACTCCGTCCCTTTCGACTACCCATCTTCAACATCCTCGTCATTTGCCTATGGATCGTTCTCACCTGCTACGGCGTCATCGGCATTCTCCTCGAACTCAACGTCGAGAACTCGCTTCTCACGGGACGTTTCCttctcggcgacgtcatcgccataACAGCGGCCGGTCTACTCACCCTAATCGTCTCTCTTTGCTACATGTGCACGCGTCACTGTCGCGCACGCGACAGCGCAACGCGTCCACCCCTATGGCCAAGTCTCACCCACTCGGCATCCGGTACCCTAGATAAAAACACGTCCAAATACCTCAAAGCGATTCTGCGCGGTCGACGCGCATTGGAGGCGAGTCGAGTGGTCGCTCCGACGCTCGCGCCGGCGCACGAGCTCTCGCATCACATACAAATCATCAACGCGTACTGTCGCGAAGCCGAGCAGCTCGACGATCCCATACACGATACCCTATGGGATTTGCTTGATGAGTTGATCGAGGCGCACTCCAATGTCTTCTCCGATTCGATCTATTCGACTTCGTCCAAGTCGAATTTGCATCGGGTTGCGCGCGAATTGAACGAGCTGATGCCCGCGTTTCGGAAGCGTTTGGATCAGCGCGAGTACGATTTTGCGCTCGTGAGTCGCGTGCGACGACGCATGCTCTTGAAAATGTATATAATTGGGATGTTTGTGAATGGGCGTGCCGAAAAGGCGAAATTGAAGCAGCAAAAGGTCGATATTAAAGTCGGGTATTTGACGCCGGACGTCGAGAAGGAGTCGACTCTGACTTTGGGcgattctgacgtcgatACGGATAATGATACGCTCTTGGAGAAGGTGGAGGAGTTGATGGGCGGGACTGGTGATAGTAAAGAGGATTTGCTCAGAGAAGTTGAAAATATTATGGGTGAAAAGGACAGCCCAGTTTAG
- the LOC136190585 gene encoding HEAT repeat-containing protein 5B-like yields MGDHAFDWTTFDKLQAAKKPSFVYDWLTKLEKSFPAMSKADLKANQKKFVDDIFKHLTQSPGPAVRQRLARTFTALYATGNTLTLFETISRMNDMLKSKDDTPGYQNTKTGVIECLGYIFESVGRMAGSSFVETCQGLFKASKVLESEGKAEVLLALQRIMSGLGQSASSIHKDVYKVTKNCLADKSLTVRSAAAKCCLQLSRDSVFVYTSDLESVFSSCVKALDGSNYDVRCNVALLLGNLLAKSQFPERATMQTKAKIKWPTIEEILALLSNGFLKGSGELLKTSISQEVRVGITQTYSVFLSELGGKWVEKHLAVLLKHLETLLAHPKATSTHIDAVYSRKCVAFVLRWISTRLLREAAQLQMARELSSQIVQMMKLTGSDVIAATTTTEETVSSGEESQQMQHVFACVFLEVGSLARQLGTASLSLITETNLLKEALSLGLVHGSVATRLAAAWCLRSFALACPSQLTPLLDMCIGKLNAMQANAEALSGYSHALAGLLGSVKEDSTMGIPFAKGKEVFQLAENFLWTASQNSRLAQCKTRAGWTLIAAVMTLGSSVVKNHIPRMLLLWRNAFPRSQKEFENEKAKGDAFTWQLTMDARAGALTALRSFLSSCSDIITDDLIRRLLTPIEGTFILLPSIPSLVKSFGAQLRASGAMLKLRLYQTLCLLPPKSFEANFGSLLRDLVAEFTLSEGSGTTTTSLLRSMCHHDDSILFGSWLEETDHKLIEDQLQPNSASGSGALEHDPSCVYLHSEGSDRLGPLPLGVALIDSSVILFGRIFPHTAPKHRQQLLNHFGDFIKQAKSSKQHAVQINIFTAFISALKGLVAAKTTLGSEEIIKTGSNLISGALASGDAILRCAAGEALGRLAQVVGETKFVAGTVQASFDKLKTARDVVSRTGHSLVLGCLHRYVGGLSSGQHLTTSVSILHALAQDFSSSAVQIWALHALALITDSGGPMFRSYMEPTLNLILQLLTTVSAFQVEVHQCLGHCLAALITSLGPELQSNSPSIATMRHQCLVGCHILDSHADALVRSSAIACVQQLQLFAPQYCDLSAQVPALRASLSSRHLLLRRASIGFLRQMVHRQARDVLLYANESKDNDPLEETLFGLLDTETDGKLLSDAHDALLSMIGCLAGSQVRHWLGLCHKILALSGEGGARASGEQEEGDEGGRFTAPVVENVWGTDVRSRWRTKVCAVECIRKILAVCQGSGEPGHVDLDQARQLGGDYLVLHLSELVRSSFIAATGSVDQLRSCGLETLEEIIKLFASAPDPDYEGHSLLEQYQAQVGAALRPAFAPDTLPNITAKACQVSSTWMSSGVCQDLGDLRRIQQLLVTSLAKLNPPSEEDEASSLKNRPNYNESTLTMEKLAVLKAWAKIYIEAKEDEERRSQRKGDSTRSGYLIDIVRPELGRLSAHWFNALRDHAYLSLPAQFQPQMPQAGGSFYSNETVDSAKSHYVTCWPILVRASALWLNEEGFELAAESVAEKDARNSSWFHLLLGLCVEALSTPTADAPVDPVPACLSALAYLFKCSWPCDAIARDEPTCVELLGVMHRILLAYTQRERQSAALLVVRAIVLATVAREERDRVGSDRLDVGKSVVFATLQIAMCVLFRRFPFLKEIGGDDVVATRSRLTGSDDDELAAIVIGLIPAVLELCDAETSVDVLPTVLLIVVNVWKVAVTLATSRALLSSCLQALKTIFTCSLLDDEQSRKQWIELLQSAYFTILDSAEELTSSPDNQTFVNVLVSLGSIHLSAPESVTATEMLIQKSVAIFKSALNSKESQIRLRAVQTATPIFSGSKRTVGIYFICCLAPSIVQLVQSVTPATDVEVSLVKECVTALESLLSVCEESNRIELLGGLLPLLVDLIGSSSKIVSAFSLDKLKAIGPRYPQPFKTVMGSNVDLKQRLEKALKSASGSAAGVAGPQQKGRSQTASAAPQPSIKLKMNFSGFS; encoded by the exons ATGGGCGACCACGCGTTCGATTGGACGACGTTCGACAAGCTTCAAGCGGCGAAAAAACCATCGTTCGTCTACGACTGGCTCACGAAACTCGAGAAATCCTTCCCAGCAATGTCCAAA gccGATCTGAAAGCGAATCAAAAaaagttcgtcgacgacattttcAAGCATTTGACCCAGTCGCCGGGCCCCGCCGTTCGCCAACGACTGGCGCGCACCTTCACCGCCCTGTACGCGACGGGAAACACGCTCACCCTATTCGAAACGATCTCGCGAATGAACGACATGTTGAAGAGCAAAGACGACACGCCCGGATATCAAAACACAAAAAC TGGAGTTATAGAGTGTCTCGGATATATTTTCGAATCCGTCGGAAGAATG GCTGGGTCTTCGTTCGTGGAGACGTGTCAGGGTTTGTTCAAGGCGTCCAAGGTATTGGAATCCGAAGGAAAAGCGGAAGTCCTTTTGGCTCTACAACGTATCATGTCCGGCTTGGGCCAATCAGCGTCGTCCATTCACAAGGACGTCTACAAAGTCACGAAAAATTGTTTAGCGGACAAATCTCTCACAGTCCGAAGTGCAGCAGCGAAA tgtTGCTTGCAGTTGAGTCGAGATTCCGTTTTCGTTTACACGTCCGATTTGGAGagcgtcttttcttcttgcgTCAAAGCTCTGGACGGATCCAATTATGACGTTCGCTGCAACGTGGCTCTTCTCCTCGGAAATCTTCTCGCCAAATCGCAGTTTCCcgaacgagcgacgatgcagacgaaagcgaagatcAAATGGCCGACAATCGAAGAGATATTGGCGCTCTTGTCGAACGGATTTCTCAAGGGAAGCGGCGAATTGCTAAAGACGTCGATAAGCCAAGAAGTCAGAGTCGGAATAACACAG ACGTATTCCGTTTTTCTGAGCGAATTGGGCGGCAAATGGGTGGAAAAGCATCTTGCCGTCCTTCTCAAACATCTCGAGACGCTTCTCGCTCATCccaaggcgacgtcgacgcacaTCGACGCCGTCTACAGTCGCAAATGCGTCGCCTTCGTTCTCCGATGGATATCAACGCGTCTCCTACGCGAAGCCGCTCAACTCCAAATGGCACGCGAACTCTCGTCGCAAATCGTTCAAATGATGAAATTAaccggaagtgacgtcatcgccgcgacgacgacgacggaagaaaCGGTCTCAAGTGGCGAAGAGAGTCAACAAATGCAACACGTTTTCGCGTGCGTTTTTCTCGAAGTGGGTTCGTTGGCACGGCAACTCGGAACGGCGTCGTTGAGTTTGATTACGGAGACGAATTTGTTGAAGGAGGCGTTGAGTTTGGGTTTGGTGCACGGGAGCGTCGCGACTCgtttggcggcggcgtggTGTCTGCGTTCCTTCGCTTTGGCCTGTCCCTCCCAGCTGACGCCTCTTCTCGACATGTGCATTGGGAAGTTGAATGCCATGCAGGCGAATGCGGAAGCGTTGTCCGGATATTCGCACGCGCTCGCTGGGCTCTTGGGAAGTGTGAAGGAGGATTCCACCATGGGGATTCCCTTTGCGAAGGGGAAG GAAGTCTTTCAATTGGCTGAGAATTTTCTGTGGACGGCGTCGCAGAATAGTCGTCTTGCTCAGTGCAAAACGCGCGCTGGTTGGACTCTCATTGCAGCTGTCATGACTCTAG GATCTTCAGTTGTGAAGAATCACATTCCGAGGATGCTTCTCCTCTGGCGCAACGCATTCCCGCGCTCCCAAAAGGaattcgaaaacgaaaaagcgaaaggagACGCGTTCACATGGCAACTCACCATGGACGCAAGAGCGGGAGCACTCAcag CATTGAGAAGTTTTCTCTCCTCCTGTTCGGACATAATAACGGACGATTTAATCCGTCGCTTATTGACTCCCATCGAAGGAACCTTCATTCTACTGCCAAG CATTCCGAGTCTCGTTAAATCGTTTGGGGCCCAATTACGAGCATCCGGGGCTATGTTGAAGTTGAGACTTTATCAGACCCTATGTCTTTTACCTCCCAAGTCGTTTGAAG cTAATTTTGGCTCTCTTCTTCGCGATCTGGTCGCCGAATTCACGCTCAGCGAAGGATCCGGTACCACGACAACGAGTCTACTACGTTCCATGTGTCACCATGACGACAGCATATTATTTGGATCGTGGCTCGAAGAAACCGACCACAAACTCATCGAAGACCAA cTTCAACCCAACAGTGCATCGGGGTCCGGCGCTCTGGAACACGATCCCTCGTGCGTCTATTTGCATTCGGAGGGCAGCGATCGTCTGGGACCCTTGCCACTGGGCGTGGCTCTCATCGACAGCTCCGTTATTCTCTTCGGACGCATTTTTCCCCACACGGCTCCCAAGCATCGACAGCAGCTGCTCAATCACTTCGGCGATTTTATCAAACAGGCGAAATCGTCCAAGCAACACGCCGTGCAGATAAATATATTTACCGCATTTATTTCCGCACTCAAG GGTCTTGTCGCCGCTAAAACGACGCTCGGATCGGAGGAAATTATAAAAACCGGAAGCAATCTGATATCA gggGCGTTGGCTAGTGGCGACGCTATATTGCGTTGTGCGGCGGGCGAGGCGCTCGGTCGTCTCGCCCaagtcgtcggcgaaacgaaattcgtcgccggTACGGTACAGGCGAGTTTCGATAAATTGAAAACGgcgcgtgacgtcgtttcgcgtaCGGGACATTCGCTTGTCCTCGGTTGCCTGCATCGTTACGTTGGGGGACTCAGTTCCGGTCAGCACTTGACCACATCCGTGAGCATTCTTCACGCGCTTGCGCAGGACTTTTCGTCGAGCGCTGTGCAG ATTTGGGCGCTTCACGCGCTGGCCCTAATCACCGATTCCGGCGGTCCCATGTTCCGCAGCTACATGGAACCGACCCTCAACCTGATCCTCCAACTTCTCACCACCGTCTCCGCCTTCCAAGTCGAAGTCCACCAATGCCTCGGCCACTGCCTCGCCGCTCTCATCACCAGTCTCGGTCCCGAACTCCAAAGCAACTCGCCATCAATCGCCACAATGCGTCACCAGTGTCTGGTGGGTTGCCACATCCTGGACTCGCACGCCGACGCTCtcgttcgttcgtcggcAATCGCCTGCGTCCAACAACTCCAGCTCTTCGCTCCCCAATACTGCGATTTATCCGCTCAAGTTCCCGCCTTGCGCGCGTCTCTCTCGAGCCGTcatctcctcctccgtcgCGCCAGCATCGGATTTCTTCGTCAGATGGTCCATCGGCAAGCGCGCGACGTTCTCCTATACGCTAATGAGTCCAAAGACAATGATCCGTTGGAGGAGACGCTCTTCGGTTTGCTGGATACGGAAACGGACGGGAAATTGCTTTCGGATGCCCACGACGCGCTTTTGAGTATGATTGGCTGTTTGGCTGGATCGCAGGTGAGACACTGGCTTGGGTTGTGTCATAAGATTTTGGCGCTCAGCGGGGAAGggggcgcgcgcgctagcggGGAACAGGAGGAGGGAGACGAAGGGGGACGATTTACGGCGCCCGTTGTGGAGAATGTATGGGGAACGGATGTGAGATCGCGATGGAGAACGAAGGTCTGCGCCGTCGAGTGTATCAGAAAGATTTTGGCTGTTTGCCAGGGAAGCGGGGAGCCGGGTCACGTGGATTTGGACCAGGCAAGGCAATTGGGAG GCGATTATCTTGTCTTGCATTTGTCGGAGTTGGTAAGAAGTTCTTTTATTGCCGCAACGGGAAGCGTAGATCAGTTGAGATCATGTGGATTAGAAACATTAGAG GAAATCATCAAGCTATTTGCCTCGGCCCCAGATCCCGACTATGAAGGACATTCCCTATTGGAGCAATATCAAGCACAG GTTGGTGCTGCTCTACGTCCGGCTTTCGCCCCAGACACATTGCCTAATATTACGGCAAAAGCATGCCAG GTTTCGAGCACGTGGATGAGTAGTGGAGTGTGTCAAGATTTGGGCGACTTGCGACGCATTCAACAGCTTCTCGTCACCTCCCTAGCGAAACTGAATCCGCCCtcggaagaggacgaagcgTCGTCACTGAAAAACAGACCCAACTACAATGAAAGCACGCTAACAATGGAAAAACTCGCCGTCCTCAAAGCATGGGCCAaa ATTTATATTGAAGcgaaggaagacgaagagaggCGGTCCCAGCGAAAAGGCGACAGCACTCGATCCGGGTACCTCATCGACATCGTTCGCCCGGAACTAGGCCGTCTGAGCGCTCACTGGTTCAATGCTCTCCGCGACCACGCCTACCTAAGCCTTCCCGCCCAATTCCAACCCCAAATGCCCCAAGCGGGCGGCTCCTTCTATAGCAACGAAACCGTCGACTCGGCCAAAAGTCACTACGTCACGTGCTGGCCTATACTAGTCCGGGCCTCCGCGCTCTGGCTCAATGAAGAAGGCTTCGAATTGGCGGCGGAAAGCGTCGCGGAAAAGGATGCGCGCAATTCGTCGTGGTTTCACCTACTCCTCGGTCTGTGCGTCGAGGCGCTGAGCACGCCGACGGCCGATGCACCTGTGGATCCCGTTCCCGCGTGCCTTAGCGCGCTAGCCTACCTATTCAAATGCTCGTGGCCGTgcgacgcgatcgcgcgcgacgaGCCGACGTGCGTCGAATTGCTCGGCGTCATGCATCGTATTCTTCTCGCCTATACGCAACGCGAGCGCCAGTCCGCTGCGCTGCTTGTCGTTCGCGCAATAGTCCTGGCAACCGTTGCTAGGGAGGAGCGCGATAGAGTCGGCTCCGATCGTCTCGACGTAGGAAAATCGGTCGTTTTTGCCACGCTTCAGATCGCCATGTgcgttctctttcgtcgctttccttttctgaaagaaattggcggcgatgacgtcgtggcgacgcgttcgcgctTAACCGGgagcgatgacgacgaattggctGCGATCGTTATAGGGTTGATTCCCGCGGTGTTGGAACTGTGCGACGCCgagacgagcgtcgacgttttgccCACCGTTCTTCTCATTGTCGTCAACGTGTGGAAAGTTGCCGTTACCTTGGCAACTTCGCGCGCTCTACTCTCCTCCTGTCTCCAAGCGctgaaaacgattttcacGTGTTCGCTTCTTGACGATGAGCAGTCCCGGAAGCAGTGGATTGAATTATTGCAATCGGCTTACTTTACAATACTCGACTCAGCCGAagagctgacgtcatcaccaGATAATCAAACCTTTGTCAACGTTCTTGTCAGTTTGGGTTCAATTCATCTATCAGCTCCAGAATCAGTTACAGCTACAGAAATGCTAATCCAGAAAAGTGTAGCTATATTTAAGTCCGCACTCAATTCAAAAGAATCacaa ATTCGGCTTCGAGCCGTTCAAACAGCGACTCCAATTTTCTCTGGATCCAAACGAACCGTTGGAATCTACTTCATCTGTTGCCTAGCACCGTCCATTGTTCAGCTAGTACAATCGGTTACCCCGGCAACCGACGTCGAGGTTAGCTTAGTAAAGGAATGCGTGACAGCTTTGGAAAGTTTACTCAGCGTTTGCGAGGAATCAAACC gtATTGAGTTGCTTGGCGGACTGCTTCCCCTCCTTGTAGACCTCATTGGTTCCTCCTCTAAAATCGTTTCTGCCTTTTCCTTGGATAAATTGAAGGCGATTGGACCGCGCTATCCTCAGCCATTCAAAACGGTAATGGGATCGAATGTCGATCTCAAGCAAAGGCTCGAAAAAGCGCTCAAATCCGCGTCCGGAAGCGCGGCTGGGGTAGCGGGGCCACAGCAAAAGGGTCGGTCGCAGACTGCGTCTGCTGCTCCCCAACCCTCCATCAAACTGAAAATGAACTTCTCCGGATTTTCGTAG